In Arcobacter ellisii, a genomic segment contains:
- a CDS encoding peptidylprolyl isomerase, which yields MKSATARHLLVDSEELCLELKERIAKGEKFEDLAKEYSSCPSGARGGDLGNFFQGQMVPEFDKVVFNEAINVVHGPVKTDFGYHLLETTSRRD from the coding sequence ATGAAAAGTGCAACAGCTAGACATTTGTTAGTTGATAGTGAAGAATTATGTTTAGAATTAAAAGAAAGAATCGCAAAAGGTGAGAAATTTGAAGATTTAGCAAAAGAGTATTCTTCTTGTCCATCAGGAGCAAGAGGTGGAGATTTAGGTAACTTTTTCCAAGGACAAATGGTTCCTGAATTTGATAAAGTTGTATTTAATGAAGCTATAAATGTAGTTCATGGTCCAGTTAAAACTGACTTTGGTTACCATTTATTAGAGACAACTTCAAGAAGAGATTAA
- a CDS encoding diguanylate cyclase domain-containing protein, which translates to MFKNTLFLKIILIFTLPALGILYFSSILVYEKVELVKEVDDTYKNLTYLKSVESVVSNLQKERDLAIKYYLLKVETPAFDEQQLKTNETFEAFKKVLVSLDLYTNFNQYKLDINKLELFRNKIENLSISLDEIFFTYNEFDQILLNSLKLMKPVKLAIDFNTDLSNISHFLNFKEASSIENTLVKIYLVEKSLDNKLYDIFLKNYSIQDINKNYFFNNSSLDLIQKFSGKSNEDYTTKIFLLRKDIKDRVLNKSNLKFEEWETISNSNIEYLSEIYNNLISSMEESAVKYEEEILVDRNKSLIFLFVCFSTLISLLFVLRNIIFNEQKSFYKVQKHKEIYELLNQANKFLLKTFNKERLYENICELLSENENLEFCFIYDVNDKKIIAKDGVLKDKIITQIDKYDDKTQDNIVSKTIKWETNIIINNFKEKNISVFYNDAEKLHINSMATFPIKKFNEIVGTLILYSNELNFFDQEVEILFDKLVNDVTHCLEKIKYEEIRLKQEDELRLSSYAFESSEPMIITNNVGEIVKVNQAFCTTMGYAREEILGKNPRIFKSGHQDSKFGDELWNSLKVQGFWSGEVYNRKANDEIIPLRSTITAIKDKEGKITHFLGQYIDIGEQKDKEKVLEYQATHDNLTGLPNRLLLLDRIEHAITKVVRHKIVGGLIFIDLDNFKEVNDTLGHDIGDALLIMVAKKIREVIRDEDTIARIGGDEFIVLIDNIGSNKDIAKTNINTLAEKIRNVLNGITHIEGHINVSTPSIGITLFSDSSVSVKDIIKQADTAMYVAKKQGKNAIEFFD; encoded by the coding sequence TTGTTTAAAAACACATTATTTTTAAAGATAATATTAATTTTTACCCTTCCTGCATTAGGAATCTTATATTTTAGTTCAATTTTAGTTTATGAAAAAGTTGAGTTAGTTAAAGAAGTTGATGATACATACAAAAATTTAACGTATTTAAAATCTGTAGAATCAGTTGTATCAAATCTTCAAAAAGAGAGAGATTTAGCTATAAAATATTATTTATTAAAAGTTGAAACTCCAGCTTTTGATGAACAACAATTAAAAACAAACGAAACTTTTGAAGCATTTAAAAAAGTTTTAGTTTCTTTAGATTTATACACAAATTTTAATCAATATAAATTAGATATAAATAAATTAGAACTATTTAGAAATAAAATTGAGAATTTATCAATTTCCCTTGATGAAATCTTTTTTACTTACAATGAATTTGACCAAATTTTATTAAATTCATTAAAATTGATGAAACCCGTAAAATTAGCAATTGATTTTAATACTGATTTATCAAATATTTCTCATTTTTTAAATTTTAAAGAAGCAAGTAGTATAGAAAACACACTTGTAAAAATTTATTTAGTTGAAAAATCACTTGATAATAAGTTATATGATATTTTCTTAAAGAACTATTCAATTCAAGATATAAATAAAAATTATTTTTTTAATAATAGTAGTTTAGATTTAATACAAAAATTTAGTGGTAAATCTAACGAAGATTATACAACCAAGATTTTTCTTTTAAGAAAAGATATTAAAGATAGAGTTTTAAATAAATCTAATTTAAAATTTGAAGAGTGGGAAACTATTTCAAATAGTAATATAGAGTATTTGAGTGAAATTTATAATAATCTAATTTCTTCAATGGAAGAGTCAGCAGTAAAATATGAAGAGGAAATACTTGTAGATAGAAATAAAAGTTTAATATTTTTATTTGTTTGTTTTTCAACTTTAATCTCTTTACTTTTTGTTTTAAGAAATATTATTTTTAATGAACAAAAAAGTTTTTACAAGGTTCAAAAACATAAAGAGATTTATGAATTATTGAACCAAGCAAATAAATTTTTATTAAAAACTTTCAACAAAGAGAGATTATATGAAAATATTTGTGAACTTTTATCTGAAAATGAAAATTTAGAATTTTGTTTTATATATGATGTTAATGATAAAAAAATTATTGCAAAAGATGGAGTTTTAAAAGATAAAATTATTACTCAAATTGATAAATATGATGATAAAACTCAAGATAATATAGTTTCAAAAACTATAAAATGGGAAACAAATATCATTATTAATAATTTTAAAGAAAAAAATATTTCTGTTTTTTATAATGATGCGGAAAAATTACATATAAATTCAATGGCAACTTTCCCAATTAAAAAATTTAATGAAATAGTTGGAACATTGATTTTATACTCAAATGAGTTAAATTTCTTTGACCAAGAAGTAGAAATTTTATTTGATAAATTAGTAAATGATGTGACACATTGTTTAGAAAAAATTAAGTATGAAGAGATAAGATTAAAACAAGAAGATGAATTAAGATTATCATCATACGCATTTGAGTCAAGTGAACCTATGATTATTACAAATAATGTGGGGGAAATCGTAAAAGTAAATCAAGCCTTTTGTACTACAATGGGTTATGCAAGAGAAGAAATTTTAGGTAAAAATCCAAGAATTTTTAAATCAGGACATCAAGATAGTAAATTTGGTGATGAGTTATGGAATAGTTTAAAAGTTCAAGGCTTCTGGAGTGGAGAAGTTTATAATAGAAAAGCAAATGATGAAATCATTCCTTTAAGAAGTACAATTACAGCTATAAAAGATAAAGAGGGGAAAATAACTCATTTCCTAGGACAATATATAGATATTGGTGAGCAAAAAGATAAAGAAAAAGTTCTTGAGTACCAAGCAACTCATGATAATCTAACAGGATTACCAAATAGATTATTATTACTTGATAGAATAGAACACGCAATAACAAAAGTTGTAAGACATAAAATTGTTGGTGGTTTGATTTTTATTGACTTAGATAATTTCAAAGAAGTAAATGATACTTTAGGGCATGATATAGGTGATGCTTTACTTATTATGGTTGCTAAAAAAATTAGAGAAGTAATTAGAGATGAAGATACAATAGCAAGAATTGGTGGAGATGAATTTATTGTATTAATAGATAATATTGGAAGTAATAAAGATATCGCAAAAACAAATATCAATACTTTAGCAGAAAAAATTAGAAATGTTTTAAATGGAATTACTCATATTGAAGGTCATATAAATGTTTCAACTCCAAGTATTGGAATTACACTATTTAGTGATTCAAGTGTTAGTGTTAAAGATATTATCAAACAAGCTGATACAGCTATGTACGTGGCAAAAAAACAAGGGAAAAATGCCATAGAATTTTTTGATTAA
- the dbpA gene encoding ATP-dependent RNA helicase DbpA has translation MNNFSKLNLSKEFLKNLDSLEFIKMTPIQEKSLPLSLENKDLIAQAKTGSGKTVAFSIPIVNKLNVKDFKIQSLILAPTRELANQIAENLRKLSRHIHNVKVLTLCGGVPFKPQVVSLFHGAHIIVGTPGRVLKHIKEENIVLSGINTLVLDEADKMLDMGFYDDIMEIIETLPKERQTLLFSATYEKNIEDLATNILKNPSLVKIENEEKTIINQTFYEVLEEDKASIIPALISSNKAKSILIFCNMKITCDKLADDLYDMGLDVLTLHSDLEQKQRDETIVLFSNKSYPILIATDVASRGLHIDDVDLVINYDLSLDEKIHTHRIGRTARAGKGGLAISLYTTNELDRVELIKDNFANIKDDDISNIEDDLSYKIDSNFRTIFINGGKKHKLRAGDILGALTAGIGLQKDDIGKIDILDFCSYVAINKEKIDFVLKELSKSKIKGKYYRIYEK, from the coding sequence ATGAATAATTTTTCAAAATTAAATTTATCTAAAGAGTTTTTAAAAAATTTAGACTCTTTAGAATTTATAAAAATGACTCCAATTCAAGAAAAAAGTTTACCTTTGAGTTTGGAAAACAAAGATTTAATTGCCCAAGCGAAAACAGGTTCTGGTAAAACAGTGGCTTTTTCTATTCCAATAGTAAATAAACTAAATGTAAAAGATTTTAAAATCCAATCTTTGATTTTAGCACCAACAAGAGAGTTAGCAAATCAAATAGCTGAAAATTTAAGAAAATTATCTCGTCATATTCATAATGTAAAAGTATTGACTTTATGTGGAGGAGTTCCTTTTAAACCTCAAGTTGTATCTTTATTTCATGGAGCTCATATAATTGTTGGAACACCTGGACGTGTTTTAAAACATATAAAAGAAGAGAATATTGTTTTATCTGGAATTAATACTTTAGTTTTAGATGAAGCTGATAAAATGCTTGATATGGGATTTTATGATGATATTATGGAAATAATTGAAACTTTGCCAAAAGAGCGACAAACTCTTCTTTTTTCTGCAACTTATGAAAAAAATATTGAAGATTTAGCAACAAATATTTTAAAAAATCCTTCTTTAGTAAAAATAGAAAATGAAGAAAAAACTATAATTAATCAGACTTTTTATGAAGTTTTAGAAGAAGATAAAGCTTCAATTATTCCAGCACTTATCTCTTCTAATAAAGCAAAATCAATTTTGATTTTTTGTAATATGAAAATAACTTGCGATAAATTAGCAGATGATTTATACGATATGGGATTAGATGTTTTAACTTTACATTCGGATTTAGAGCAAAAACAACGTGATGAAACAATAGTTTTATTTTCAAACAAATCTTACCCAATTTTGATAGCAACAGATGTTGCTTCAAGAGGACTTCATATTGATGATGTGGATTTGGTTATAAACTATGATTTATCATTAGATGAAAAAATTCATACTCACAGAATTGGAAGAACAGCACGTGCTGGAAAAGGTGGACTTGCTATCTCTTTATATACAACAAATGAGTTAGATAGGGTTGAATTAATTAAAGATAATTTTGCTAATATCAAAGATGACGATATTTCAAATATAGAAGATGATTTATCTTATAAAATAGATTCAAATTTTAGAACAATTTTTATAAATGGTGGGAAAAAACATAAACTTAGAGCAGGTGATATTTTAGGTGCTTTAACTGCTGGAATTGGTTTACAAAAAGATGATATTGGAAAAATTGATATTTTAGATTTTTGTTCTTATGTTGCAATAAATAAAGAAAAAATTGATTTCGTTTTAAAAGAATTATCAAAATCAAAAATTAAAGGAAAATATTATCGTATTTATGAAAAATAG
- a CDS encoding DedA family protein: MEQFIQDWGYIALFLYSFGGGYVGLIFAGVLSYSGDLNIYISILVAGVSNFLGDQFLFFLARKNKNYAKDMMKKYGRKIALAHIMMRKYGSFVVFIQKYIYGIKTLIPLAMGLTKYSSIKFSILNAFATVLWACIVGYLSFTAGEYILSLGDDFKYVGLAIVLVMFLLLSYVFKKIEK; this comes from the coding sequence ATGGAACAATTTATTCAAGATTGGGGTTATATAGCTCTATTTTTATACTCTTTTGGTGGAGGTTATGTAGGACTTATTTTTGCAGGAGTTTTATCTTATAGTGGAGATTTGAATATTTATATCTCTATTTTAGTTGCTGGTGTTTCAAATTTTTTAGGTGACCAGTTTTTGTTTTTTTTAGCTAGAAAAAATAAAAATTATGCAAAAGATATGATGAAAAAATATGGAAGAAAAATTGCACTTGCTCATATTATGATGAGAAAATATGGTTCTTTTGTTGTGTTTATTCAAAAATATATTTATGGAATAAAAACTTTAATTCCACTTGCTATGGGACTTACAAAATATTCAAGTATAAAGTTCTCTATTTTAAATGCATTTGCAACAGTTTTATGGGCTTGTATAGTTGGATATTTAAGTTTTACAGCTGGAGAATATATCCTTAGTTTAGGTGATGATTTTAAATATGTTGGATTAGCTATTGTTTTAGTTATGTTTTTATTATTATCTTATGTTTTTAAAAAAATAGAGAAGTAA
- a CDS encoding EAL domain-containing protein yields the protein MIIRNIINSFFRTSKIKTLFLVDILYMKDLNAIYNFDNGDFIIKQLNSILNNKTKNLIKKTLNRDIYIKIKNTHADVFEIMLFDDLSVDEIISIKNLIYENIVSKNFKLLDKNLLINIDVTIGCSKSSEKQIKSYAEKALHEAKLNYLHYMYFDSFLYKNEFINKDLLEILNHNINNNLVEPYFQAIMDNQSNQIVKYEALMRIFDKDGNMLMPNVFIHKAKKSRLYQKLMEILFDKIIIYIQKYKIHISINLDYTDILNPQIKKTIISKIKVNNVGSHITFEVLESEKVSNFELVNDFIKEVRTYGAKIAIDDFGTGFSNYENILNLDIDYIKIDGSLIKKIDEAIYLNLIKSIVLFSKQQNIKIVAEFVSDLKTLRYVKNIGIDFSQGYHIGKPTYIEELLGVINEKRT from the coding sequence TTGATAATTAGAAATATTATAAATTCTTTTTTTAGAACTTCTAAAATTAAAACTCTATTTTTAGTTGATATTCTATATATGAAAGATTTAAACGCCATTTACAACTTTGATAATGGTGATTTCATAATAAAACAACTTAATTCAATTTTAAACAACAAAACAAAAAATCTAATAAAAAAAACTCTTAATAGAGATATTTACATAAAAATCAAAAATACCCACGCAGATGTTTTTGAAATTATGTTATTTGATGATTTATCTGTAGATGAAATTATTTCTATAAAAAATCTAATTTATGAAAATATTGTCTCAAAAAATTTTAAACTTTTAGATAAAAATTTATTAATCAATATTGATGTAACAATTGGTTGTTCAAAAAGTTCAGAAAAGCAGATAAAATCATATGCTGAGAAAGCTTTACATGAAGCAAAATTAAACTATTTACATTATATGTATTTTGATTCTTTTTTATATAAAAATGAATTTATAAATAAAGATTTATTAGAAATTTTAAATCATAATATTAATAATAATTTAGTTGAGCCCTACTTTCAAGCAATTATGGATAATCAATCAAATCAAATTGTAAAATATGAAGCTTTAATGAGAATTTTTGATAAAGATGGAAATATGTTGATGCCAAATGTTTTTATTCATAAGGCAAAAAAATCAAGACTTTATCAAAAATTAATGGAAATACTTTTTGATAAAATTATAATCTACATTCAAAAATATAAAATACATATTAGTATAAATTTAGATTATACAGATATTTTAAATCCACAAATTAAAAAAACCATTATCTCAAAAATAAAAGTAAATAATGTTGGTTCTCATATAACTTTTGAAGTTTTAGAGAGTGAAAAAGTATCAAATTTTGAGTTAGTAAATGATTTTATAAAAGAAGTTAGAACTTATGGTGCAAAGATAGCTATTGACGATTTTGGTACAGGTTTTTCAAACTATGAAAATATCTTAAATTTAGATATTGATTATATAAAAATTGATGGTTCTTTGATAAAAAAAATAGATGAAGCGATATATTTGAACTTGATAAAAAGTATTGTTTTATTTTCAAAACAACAAAATATAAAAATTGTTGCAGAGTTTGTTAGTGATTTAAAAACTTTACGTTATGTAAAAAATATTGGAATAGATTTCTCACAAGGTTATCATATAGGAAAACCTACGTACATAGAAGAACTTTTAGGAGTTATAAATGAAAAAAGAACTTGA
- a CDS encoding diguanylate cyclase domain-containing protein has protein sequence MKKELEQITNLTINELLNKEIILPSLYFEKFNYHAKKMEIDLEDEQFQKEVEQILVEDYKNIEKYMSLIVSSVNELQQETKNASEAILNNDSIALTDIHKKMISLENEIQLLNDELFIDELTKTYNKKWIYHKFLDENTNFKEEGICTLVDIEDFDYIQKEYGELLAKNLLIFIINFISQKLRDEHYNFHIARYFNNKFFIFVLEKEKSQIINFLLNLEQMLLNTTLKSHAGLYIKASYKFKTEPFKVKDKSKSVFDKLLN, from the coding sequence ATGAAAAAAGAACTTGAGCAGATAACAAATTTAACTATAAACGAGTTATTAAATAAAGAGATTATTTTACCCTCTTTATATTTTGAAAAATTTAATTATCATGCAAAAAAAATGGAAATAGATTTAGAAGATGAACAATTCCAAAAAGAAGTTGAACAAATATTAGTTGAAGATTATAAAAATATTGAAAAATATATGAGTCTTATAGTTTCAAGTGTTAATGAATTACAGCAAGAAACAAAAAATGCTTCAGAAGCAATACTAAATAATGACAGTATTGCTTTAACTGATATTCACAAAAAAATGATTAGCCTTGAAAATGAAATACAACTTCTAAATGATGAATTATTTATTGATGAATTAACAAAAACTTACAATAAGAAATGGATTTATCATAAATTTTTAGATGAAAATACCAATTTTAAAGAAGAAGGTATTTGTACTTTAGTTGATATTGAAGATTTTGATTATATTCAAAAAGAGTATGGAGAATTACTTGCTAAAAATCTTTTAATTTTTATAATAAATTTTATTTCTCAAAAATTAAGAGATGAACATTATAATTTCCATATTGCAAGATATTTTAATAACAAATTTTTTATTTTTGTTTTAGAAAAAGAGAAAAGCCAAATAATCAACTTTTTATTAAATCTTGAACAAATGCTTTTAAATACAACACTTAAAAGCCATGCAGGATTATATATAAAAGCTAGTTATAAATTCAAAACTGAACCTTTTAAAGTAAAAGACAAATCAAAATCTGTTTTTGATAAATTACTTAACTAA
- a CDS encoding biotin-dependent carboxyltransferase family protein produces the protein MSLEVINNPLFVTIQDRGRFGYSHIGVTNSGVMDEYAYFWANKLLKNSFDTNILEIAFSNVIFKANENTQISITGADCEFFINDEKKELWQSYNIKKNDIIKIGKILSGNRIYLAVFGGFDIKKEFGSNSVTIKENLGGLDGNKLKKGDILPFNSCTFNYTMKLKEEFIPKYEDNLTLRVIFSYQENYFLDEEKKRFLTLTYLVTNDFNRMAVKLSGEAIKCEINGIISEAIAFGSIQIPKDGQPIVLLKDRQTIGGYPKIGVVLGIDCFKLSQAKANTKIRFQEISYEEAVKKTKEFYSFVS, from the coding sequence ATGAGTTTAGAAGTCATAAATAATCCTCTTTTTGTAACAATTCAAGATAGGGGAAGATTTGGATATTCACATATTGGAGTTACAAATTCTGGTGTGATGGATGAATATGCCTATTTTTGGGCAAATAAACTTTTGAAAAACTCTTTTGACACAAATATTTTAGAGATAGCTTTTTCAAATGTGATTTTCAAAGCAAATGAAAATACTCAAATCTCAATCACAGGTGCTGATTGTGAATTTTTTATAAATGATGAAAAAAAAGAGCTTTGGCAAAGTTACAATATCAAAAAAAATGACATCATAAAAATAGGAAAAATCCTAAGTGGAAATAGGATTTATTTGGCAGTTTTTGGTGGTTTTGATATAAAAAAAGAGTTTGGAAGTAATAGTGTAACTATAAAAGAAAATCTTGGTGGACTTGATGGAAATAAGCTAAAAAAAGGTGATATTTTGCCTTTTAATAGTTGTACTTTTAACTATACAATGAAATTAAAAGAAGAGTTTATTCCAAAATATGAAGATAATTTGACTTTAAGAGTTATATTTTCTTATCAAGAAAACTACTTTTTAGATGAAGAAAAAAAGAGATTTTTAACTTTAACTTATTTAGTAACAAATGATTTTAATAGAATGGCTGTAAAACTTAGTGGTGAAGCTATAAAGTGTGAAATAAATGGAATTATCTCAGAAGCAATTGCTTTTGGAAGTATTCAAATACCAAAAGATGGACAACCAATAGTTTTATTAAAAGATAGACAAACAATTGGTGGTTATCCAAAAATTGGAGTTGTTTTAGGTATTGATTGTTTTAAATTATCTCAAGCAAAAGCAAATACAAAAATTAGATTTCAAGAGATTTCTTATGAAGAGGCAGTTAAAAAAACAAAAGAGTTTTACTCTTTCGTTAGTTAA
- the pxpB gene encoding 5-oxoprolinase subunit PxpB yields the protein MDFKIVSVDSFIIYFGDFIDEKIALEIKKAYFCIKKLNLEGIIEIIPSYTSIFITFDIFKYDFETLKDLIKQNINLQIDENFEEKIVEIDVYYGTEVGFDLEYLSSKTTLSIEEIIKIHTNKLYDVYAIGFLPGFAYLAKVDEKIAFPRLSTPRKIVPKGSVAIADFQTAIYPQQSPGGWNIIGKTTFELFDKKLENLSPLNVGDKVKFNPISKEEFLVQGGVL from the coding sequence ATGGATTTTAAAATTGTAAGTGTTGATTCATTTATTATCTATTTTGGAGATTTTATAGATGAAAAAATTGCACTTGAGATAAAAAAAGCTTATTTTTGTATAAAAAAATTAAATTTAGAAGGAATTATAGAAATCATTCCTTCTTATACTTCTATTTTTATAACCTTTGATATTTTTAAATATGATTTTGAAACTTTAAAAGATTTAATCAAACAAAATATAAATTTGCAAATTGATGAAAATTTTGAAGAAAAGATTGTAGAAATAGATGTTTATTATGGAACAGAAGTTGGATTTGATTTAGAATATCTGAGTTCAAAAACAACTTTGAGTATAGAAGAGATTATCAAAATCCACACAAATAAACTTTATGATGTTTATGCAATAGGTTTTTTACCAGGTTTTGCATATTTAGCGAAAGTTGATGAAAAAATTGCATTTCCAAGACTTTCAACTCCTAGAAAAATTGTTCCAAAAGGAAGTGTTGCAATAGCAGATTTTCAAACAGCCATTTATCCACAACAAAGCCCAGGTGGTTGGAATATCATAGGAAAAACAACTTTTGAACTTTTTGATAAAAAGTTAGAAAATTTATCTCCACTAAATGTGGGAGATAAAGTAAAATTTAATCCTATTTCAAAAGAAGAGTTTTTAGTCCAAGGGGGAGTTTTATGA
- a CDS encoding 5-oxoprolinase subunit PxpA: MMKMRLNCDMGESFGIWKMGNDEEIMPFIDMANLACGFHASDSVTMNRSVQLAKKYNVTIGAHPSYQDLVGFGRRSMLCSLEEIKSIILYQLGALSAFCRAQGTAVSYVKPHGALYNDMMRDENIFKAVLNAIASFDKNIKLMILSGPKNEAYEHISKLYSINLIYEVFADRNYNDDGSLVSRMNENAVIHDELEVVNRIKNLKDRGYLYSVNGQKLFLKTDSVCVHGDNEKALEFIKLLKKALY, from the coding sequence ATTATGAAAATGAGATTAAATTGTGATATGGGTGAGAGTTTTGGTATTTGGAAAATGGGAAATGATGAGGAGATTATGCCATTTATTGATATGGCAAATTTAGCTTGTGGTTTTCATGCAAGTGATTCAGTTACTATGAACAGATCAGTACAATTGGCAAAAAAATATAATGTTACAATAGGTGCACATCCTTCATATCAAGATTTAGTAGGTTTTGGAAGAAGAAGTATGCTTTGTTCTCTTGAAGAGATAAAATCAATAATCTTATATCAATTAGGAGCTTTAAGTGCATTTTGTAGAGCTCAAGGAACGGCAGTTTCTTATGTAAAACCTCATGGCGCACTTTACAACGATATGATGAGAGATGAAAATATTTTCAAAGCAGTTTTAAATGCAATTGCATCTTTTGATAAAAATATAAAATTGATGATTTTATCTGGTCCAAAAAATGAAGCTTATGAACATATATCAAAATTATATTCTATAAATTTGATATATGAAGTATTTGCAGATAGAAACTATAATGATGATGGAAGTTTGGTTTCTAGAATGAATGAAAATGCTGTAATTCATGATGAATTAGAAGTTGTAAATAGAATAAAAAATTTAAAAGATAGAGGTTATTTATATAGTGTAAATGGACAAAAACTATTTTTAAAAACTGATTCAGTATGTGTTCATGGTGATAATGAAAAAGCTCTTGAATTTATAAAACTACTTAAAAAAGCCTTGTATTAA
- a CDS encoding DUF4197 domain-containing protein, with the protein MKKSIIASTLILSTTFVFALDLGSIAKGVLDTATTTNQTKSTTQTSSNLSDSTVSSGLKEALKTGVKYATTQLGATNGYLNNSAVKIPLPDNLAKAETLIRSVGGDKMADDLINSMNSAASKAAPKTAEIFIDAIDKMTVTDAQKILTGGNNAATEYFKSNTSASLKKAITPIIQETMKENQVASYYDTANNLYKSNTKGLTQNSQVMGLAKNFGVDSYLPGNSDESLDEFVTNKAIEGLFTMIAQKEAAIRQNPVEQTSSLLKQVFGK; encoded by the coding sequence ATGAAAAAATCAATCATTGCTTCAACGCTTATTTTAAGCACAACTTTTGTATTTGCTTTAGATTTAGGTTCTATTGCAAAAGGTGTTTTAGATACAGCTACAACAACTAATCAAACAAAATCAACAACACAAACTTCTTCAAATCTAAGTGATTCTACAGTTTCTAGTGGATTAAAAGAAGCATTAAAAACTGGTGTAAAATATGCAACTACACAATTAGGTGCAACAAATGGTTACCTAAATAATTCTGCAGTTAAAATTCCTCTTCCAGATAATTTAGCAAAAGCAGAAACATTAATTAGGTCAGTTGGTGGAGATAAAATGGCTGATGATTTAATAAATTCAATGAATAGTGCAGCTTCAAAAGCAGCTCCTAAAACAGCTGAAATCTTCATAGATGCTATTGATAAAATGACAGTAACAGATGCTCAAAAAATCTTAACTGGTGGTAACAATGCAGCAACTGAATATTTTAAATCAAATACAAGTGCTTCACTAAAAAAGGCAATTACTCCAATAATTCAAGAAACAATGAAAGAAAATCAAGTAGCAAGTTATTATGACACTGCAAATAATCTTTATAAATCAAATACAAAAGGATTAACTCAAAATAGTCAAGTTATGGGATTAGCTAAAAATTTTGGAGTTGATTCTTATCTTCCTGGAAATTCAGATGAAAGTCTTGATGAATTTGTAACAAATAAGGCAATTGAAGGATTATTTACAATGATTGCACAAAAAGAAGCAGCAATTAGACAAAATCCAGTTGAGCAAACATCTTCACTTTTAAAACAGGTATTTGGGAAATAG
- a CDS encoding GNAT family N-acetyltransferase gives MPLKIREATPKDSQTIFNFIMELAIYEKAPNEVKTTVEEIEKSLFSLNATAKALICEEEGVAIGFAVYFYNYSTWLGKKGIYLEDLYVRESKRKRGAGKALLKYLAQKALQEDCGRFEWSCLDWNTPSREFYESFGAVAKTEWIGYRLEGENLEKFANN, from the coding sequence ATGCCCCTAAAAATTAGAGAAGCAACACCTAAAGACTCCCAAACAATCTTCAATTTTATAATGGAACTAGCCATTTATGAAAAAGCACCAAATGAAGTAAAAACAACAGTGGAAGAGATTGAAAAATCACTTTTTTCGCTAAATGCAACAGCAAAAGCTTTGATTTGTGAAGAAGAGGGCGTAGCTATTGGTTTTGCAGTTTATTTTTACAATTACTCAACATGGTTAGGGAAAAAAGGTATTTATCTTGAAGATTTATATGTTAGAGAATCAAAAAGAAAAAGAGGTGCTGGAAAAGCTCTTTTAAAATACTTAGCCCAAAAAGCACTTCAAGAAGATTGTGGAAGATTTGAGTGGTCATGTTTAGATTGGAATACTCCATCACGTGAATTTTATGAAAGTTTTGGTGCAGTTGCAAAAACAGAATGGATTGGTTACCGATTAGAAGGAGAAAATTTAGAGAAATTTGCAAATAATTAA